A window of the Diorhabda carinulata isolate Delta chromosome 1, icDioCari1.1, whole genome shotgun sequence genome harbors these coding sequences:
- the LOC130902104 gene encoding protein expanded: protein MRAGLCTVSAPLAACSPAAALPPSARFLALHLLHQQTLYFIVQAKSRVRELYQQTCRHFALQGMQDTDLFGLALICDGEYLFAEPDSKLSKYAPKSWRSSHSHGLDANGRPALAFYFRVQFYVDSPLLLRDETTRHHYYLQLRLNASSGAAGDHATHLAGLSLQADLGDYSETTTFRPEDYVSPNMRGPAALRVIEAAHRTHRGLSKNEARSRFIAEACQLQEPVNAHVFRLKASKSEPAPGSLLLAVCPRGLKVCPENNPPSIFLWSSIGKLSFERKKFEIRTGHEKLTLYTSSDEKSRLLLSLCKAAHQFSMAVAPRLNEAKREEEERQRWDCDQRVSVISSTSSNTTSGIVSDRVHSEDELEIMITSPPAPSTESLALAHLLDSAPASSRTSAASATAALATLTLKEEEEEAKPTLSESSTKTTSGKCAGSQCSSSCSTVVVTPVQTKAKGRRSSTTSSLELGYSHTAQNSSVSDATCIELDTTETVYNSGPAPSSHTSGVYTLTSSEQYTVSSSDHYTAPSEQYSVNSEQFSTPEDHVDGHFRDRTNSNVSNSGSFHGDGSDPTDTKQTLLSAEELSDLIVGRYPSCKSVSHTLDSDSDYVTLPSSYQGYAPIPPKRIDSAEQRFRPPPPPYGAQIPKLSVTEFDDNILLPERLLRSPPPYPENSTPVPPPVYPFEEAGARFITTRSPSVLTAHASAVSVSSSPSYSSPSLVPPIPPKIPRAIPSTKNTIVSPNNYLDVAASKANVLVPCTFLPPPPPPAPRQPPPPPPTALTTVYTSQLSRSQIEQYQQQMYSDVDFVVFPLKEPAISKQEYLEAKQGSLLAALAQQPIFYRSTPYLNRYASSQNLSDTYVQLPVYGAPSISSTGSLDHPPPPPLPPNRPGKFMRTRSDDNILNSLDIKQPPKFRRMPPPPPPPPIPEKPSSLIDVSNGPQTESNKSVSEKLLNGTNLDRASALDIRTLREKSKKMDLPLISALCNDRSLLKQTKAFVMPKHPSEVISRQSLSSTSRSKYPVLGISGGKIKQQTRKTPVHHRNPGDKLPEIPRATPNNYVLTDLRVKHKTMQSHS from the exons ACGGAGAATACCTATTTGCTGAACCAGATAGCAAGCTTTCCAAATATGCTCCGAAGAGTTGGCGTTCCTCTCATAGCCACGGTCTCGATGCCAATGGTCGACCAGCCTTGGCTTTCTATTTTCGGGTCCAATTCTACGTCGACAGCCCCTTGTTGCTTCGAGATGAGACCACAAGACATCATTACTACCTTCAGTTGCGGCTCAACGCATCATCTGGAGCCGCAGGCGATCACGCCACCCATTTGGCAGGTCTCTCACTACAGGCTGATTTGGGAGATTACAGCGAAACTACGACATTTCGACCCGAAGACTACGTATCTCCGAATATGCGAGGTCCAGCGGCACTCAGAGTCATTGAGGCTGCACACAGAACGCACAGAGGGCTCTCAAAGAATGAGGCGAGGTCGAGATTCATAGCAGAAGCTTGTCAACTTCAAGAACCAGTCAATGCTCATGTATTCAG gtTGAAGGCTTCCAAATCGGAACCAGCTCCGGGTTCTTTATTATTAGCGGTGTGTCCTCGTGGATTGAAAGTATGCCCGGAAAACAATCCTCcctctatatttttatggagtAGTATAGGAAAATTGAGTTTCGAACGAAAGAAATTTGAGATACGTACTGGCCAcgaaaaattaacattatatACTAGCAGCGACGAGAAAAGCCGATTACTTTTATCCTTATGCAAAGCTGCTCATCAGTTTAGTATGGCTGTGGCACCACGTTTAAATGAGGCAAAACGGGAGGAAGAAGAAAGACAAAGATGGGATTGCGATCAACGTGTATCGGTAATCAGCTCAACTTCGTCCAATACCACGTCAGGTATTGTAAGCGATCGAGTACATTCCGAAGACGAACTCGAAATTATGATTACTAGTCCACCAGCACCTTCTACAGAAAGTTTGGCTCTAGCGCACCTGCTGGACAGCGCGCCTGCTAGCAGTCGAACTTCTGCGGCGTCAGCTACTGCAGCATTGGCAACTCTTACTctcaaagaagaagaagaagaagcaaaaCCGACATTAAGTGAGAGTTCCACAAAAACCACAAGTGGAAAATGTGCAGGATCACAATGCAGTTCATCATGCAGTACTGTTGTCGTAACGCCTGTTCAAACAA AAGCTAAAGGACGACGGTCTTCAACAACTAGCAGTTTAGAATTGGGATATTCACATACGGCTCAAAATTCCTCTGTCAGTGATGCAACATGCATAGAATTGGATACAACGGAAACAGTATATAATTCTGGACCAGCACCTAGCAGTCACACTAGTGGAGTTTACACTTTAACGTCAAGTGAACAATACACTGTTAGTTCCAGCGATCATTACACTGCTCCTAGTGAACAGTATAGCGTAAATAGTGAACAGTTTTCAACCCCGGAGGATCACGTTGATGGACACTTTAGGGACAGAACAAATTCAAACGTGAGTAACTCTGGGTCATTCCACGGAGACGGCAGCGATCCCACCGATACAAAACAAACACTTCTCTCTGCTGAGGAATTATCAGATTTAATAGTTGGTCGATATCCGTCGTGCAAAAGTGTTAGTCATACTTTAGATTCCGATTCAGACTATGTTACTTTACCTTCTTCTTATCAAGGATATGCACCAATTCCGCCTAAGAGAATTGACAGCGCGGAACAGAGGTTTAGACCTCCGCCTCCGCCATATGGAGCGCAAATACCTAAATTATCGGTAACGGAATTTGATGATAATATCCTTTTACCAGAAAGATTATTGCGAAGTCCACCACCTTATCCCGAAAATTCTACACCGGTTCCACCACCAGTTTATCCATTCGAAGAAGCCGGTGCACGGTTCATTACAACTAGATCGCCAAGTGTACTCACAGCCCATGCAAGTGCCGTAAGTGTAAGTTCATCGCCAAGTTATTCTTCACCGAGCTTAGTACCACCTATTCCTCCTAAAATTCCAAGGGCAATACCGTCAACGAAAAATACAATTGTTTCACCAAATAACTATTTGGACGTAGCAGCAAGTAAAGCAAATGTTTTGGTTCCATGTACTTTCTTACCTCCACCTCCACCGCCTGCCCCAAGACAGCCACCACCACCTCCTCCTACAGCACTTACTACTGTATATACCAGTCAATTGTCTAGATCCCAAATAGAGCAGTATCAACAACAAATGTACAGCGATGTTGACTTTGTCGTATTTCCGTTAAAGGAACCAGCAATTAGCaaacaagaatatttagaagcaAAACAAGGATCTCTTCTAGCGGCATTAGCTCAGCAGCCTATCTTCTACAGAAGTACGCCATATCTAAACCGATATGCTTCTAGCCAGAATCTTTCAGATACGTATGTTCAGTTACCTGTTTATGGAGCACCCAGTATATCTTCAACAGGAAGTCTAGATCATCCACCTCCTCCTCCACTACCGCCAAATAGACCTGGAAAATTTATGAGAACCAGATctgatgataatattttaaattcctTAGATATTAAGCAGCCTCCAAAGTTCAGAAGAATGCCCCCACCCCCTCCTCCACCTCCTATTCCGGAAAAGCCCTCTTCTTTGATAGACGTATCAAACGGTCCGCAGACTGAGTCTAATAAAAGCGTAAGTGAAAAGCTTTTGAATGGGACTAATCTCGATAGGGCGTCGGCTTTGGATATCCGTACACTTAGAGAAAAAAGCAAGAAAATGGACTTGCCATTAATATCAGCATTGTGCAATGATAGGTCGCTCTTAAAGCAAACTAAAGCTTTTGTAATGCCTAAGCACCCAAGTGAAGTAATTTCGCGACAATCTTTAAGTTCAACATCTCGGTCTAAATATCCGGTTTTGGGAATATCTGGTGgtaaaattaaacaacaaacaAGAAAAACGCCAGTCCATCACAGGAATCCTGGCGATAAATTACCGGAGATTCCTCGAGCCACTCCTAATAATTACGTCTTAACCGACTTACGTGTAAAACACAAGACAATGCAGTCTCATTCGTAA
- the LOC130902112 gene encoding 4F2 cell-surface antigen heavy chain-like has product MDGFLRVDNANLPSSPTNSFLADEVASICPLITPSPPTNDLIHPLPELESNFSIGLELANKLHKVKGVGASDEDKVESASSSSSALAESQLLNHRNIYHVHDDKDEEKEEREDLGKSQTLQLTFRNPPDNYFFMSWNWPLIRKISTWILLSGLVAMVALVIAMISTLPKTCNPPTFWYQGNLLYEIFPASFYGGKKNMEGDFKGIALKADYLTYLGVRGVRLNSIFNNPNYPDDFDNVTSLIDIAPVLGNLSEFNIMVKLLKAKNISVILDLPLYPYIKRLIHKPPKSRKNETFSGSTIEFLRKERSEDLDVIEDAILHWIANGVEGFYLKGLEKLQDDPNLVESIQRWKQILGEDRVLIVNNNFISSMKAPQLNFILNNVDLVDIKLDLSDGANSVNKQIRSIQNGTLFSKASMPWIQWSLADVYSSRISNSLPYGNGTLGATLLQLMLPGTPSIFYGDEIGLQDISDPKGERQDIKHLHQLTMMPWQNEKLTVIPWIHGDDQVIGRYDQTKLINKTMNVRMKSPSIYMNSIKKEDANKANIEIKYSKDNLLVLQRWYPRRKAYVLVSNLGDKKLSTDLSTLLYSGEIVVGPRTDSKLGSIVFTNVSLWPGESVIAELY; this is encoded by the exons ATGGATGGGTTTTTACGAGTAGATAACGCTAATCTCCCATCATCACCAACAAATTCTTTTTTAGCTGATGAAGTTGCTTCGATATGTCCACTGATAACCCCCTCACCGCCAACAAATGATCTAATTCATCCTCTACCGGAGCTGGAATCGAACTTTTCCATCGGACTTGAATTGgcaaataaattacataaagtTAAAG GAGTTGGCGCTTCAGACGAAGATAAAGTGGAGTCGGCATCTTCCAGTTCTTCAGCTTTGGCAGAATCGCAGCTACTTAATCACAGAAATATTTATCATGTTCATGATgacaaagatgaagaaaaagagGAACGG gaAGATCTAGGGAAAAGTCAGACATTACAATTGACTTTTCGAAATCCACCAGATAATTACTTTTTCATGTCATGGAACTGGCctctaattagaaaaatatcaacgTGGATATTACTTTCAGGTCTTGTAGCTATGGTGGCATTGGTAATAGCTATGATATCAACATTACCAAAGACTTGTAATCCTCCCACATTTTGGTATCAGGGAAATTtgttatatgaaatatttcctGCTAGCTTCTATGGTGGTAAGAAAAATATGGAAGGTGATTTCAAGGGCATAGCCCTAAAAGCCGATTATTTAACATATCTTGGTGTCAGAGGTGTAAGGCTCAATTCTATATTCAATAATCCTAACTATCCCGATGATTTTGACAATGTTACAAGTCTTATCGATATAGCACCTGTTCTTGGAAATCTTAGCGAATTTAATATTATGGTGAAGCTActgaaagcaaaaaatatttccgTTATTCTTGATTTACCACTCTATCCTTATATAAAAAGATTAATTCATAAGCCAccaaaatcaagaaaaaatgaaaCCTTCTCTGGATCAACAATAGAGTTTTTAAGAAAAGAGAGGAGTGAAGATTTAGATGTAATTGAAGATGCTATTTTGCACTGGATAGCTAACGGCGTTGAgggattttatttaaaaggacTCGAAAAATTACAGGATGATCCAAATTTGGTTGAATCAATTCAACGCTGGAAACAAATTCTTGGAGAAGACAGGGTCCTAATagttaataacaattttatatcgTCTATGAAAGCACCTCAATTGAATTTCATTCTAAACAACGTGGATTTGGTGGATATTAAATTAGATTTATCAGATGGCGCAAACTCAGTTAACAAGCAGATCAGGTCCATACAAAACGGTACATTATTTTCTAAAGCCAGTATGCCTTGGATACAATGGTCTCTTGCAGATGTATATTCGTCTCGTATATCGAATTCACTTCCATACGGCAATGGTACTTTGGGAGCCACTCTTTTGCAATTGATGTTACCTGGTACGCCATCTATCTTTTACGGAGACGAAATAGGATTGCAAGATATTTCAGATCCAAAAGGAGAAAGACAAGATATCAAGCACCTTCATCAATTGACAATGATGCCTTGGCAAAATGAAAAGCTTACAGTTATTCCTTGGATTCATGGTGATGATCAAGTAATTGGGAGGTATGACCAAACAAAACTtatcaataaaacaatgaatGTTCGAATGAAATCTCcctcaatatacatgaattcaataAAGAAAGAAGATGCAAATAAGGCAAATATCGAAATTAAGTATTCAAAAGATAATTTATTAGTTCTACAGAGATGGTATCCCAGAAGAAAAGCTTACGTCTTAGTGTCAAATTTGGgggataaaaaattatcaactgaTCTTTCTACTCTATTATATAGTGGTGAAATTGTTGTTGGACCTCGTACTGATTCTAAGCTAGGCTCTATTGTATTCACAAATGTATCATTGTGGCCTGGAGAATCGGTAATAGCTGAACTTTATTGA
- the LOC130902117 gene encoding mitochondrial basic amino acids transporter — MSLDFIAGCVGGVAGVFVGHPLDTVKVNLQTQSAKKPKYTGTLDCIKSLMVKEGIKGLYRGVTSPVAGLAALNAIVFGVYGNVQKNMVNPDSLSSHAIAGASAGLLTSFITSPMELVKSRMQVAGTQAGKNPLDCLVKIYTKKRLRGVFQGLGITIGREVPAFTTYFITYELLTQTEEGKIASSAQILFAGGMAGVVSWVIPYPVDVIKSIIQVDGITSQKYTGYYDCMKKTVSSQGYLGLYRGLTPTVIRAFPVNAVTFFVVTWTIRLSEMKFKTPENLHFLSMNMDVIAEERI, encoded by the exons ATGTCTCTTGATTTTATTGCTGGTTGTGTAGGAG GAGTAGCTGGTGTATTCGTCGGCCATCCTCTCGACACTGTAAAGGTGAACTTACAAACACAAAGTGCTAAAAAGCCTAAATATACAGGTACTTTAGATTGTATTAAATCTCTTATGGTAAAGGAAGGAATAAAGGGTCTTTATAGAGGAGTAACTAGTCCTGTAGCTGGGTTGGCGGCATTAAATGCAATCGTTTTTGGAGTGTACGGTaacgtacaaaaaaatatggttaATCCCGATAGTTTATCATCACACGCTATTGCTGGTGCATCGGCAGGACTTTTGACAAGTTTCATTACTAGTCCCATGGAGTTAGTTAAATCTAGAATGCAG gttgCTGGGACTCAAGCTGGCAAGAATCCATTAGATTGCTTAGTTAAAATATATACCAAAAAGAGATTGAGAGGTGTTTTTCAAGGACTTGGTATAACCATTGGAAGAGAGGTTCCGGCGTTTACAACTTATTTCATCACCTACGAATTGCTTACCCAAACAGAAGAAGGGAAGATAGCGTCATCTGCACAGATTCTGTTCGCCGGGGGAATGGCAG gtgTGGTCTCCTGGGTTATCCCATATCCCGTGGATGTTATCAAATCAATAATCCAAGTAGATGGTATAACCTCACAAAAATATACCGGATACTACGACTGTATGAAGAAAACCGTAAGCTCACAAGGGTATCTTGGTCTATATCGAGGATTAACTCCGACTGTAATCAGAGCATTTCCGGTTAATGCTGTCACTTTCTTTGTAGTCACCTGGACAATTAGATTGTCTGAAATGAAATTCAAGACGCCAGAGAATCTACATTTTCTAAGTATGAACATGGATGTTATCGCAGAAGAACGAATTTAA